The following proteins are encoded in a genomic region of Lachnospiraceae bacterium KM106-2:
- a CDS encoding putative metal chaperone — MTKIDIFSGFLGAGKTTLIKKLLEEAFKGEKLVLIENEFGEIGIDGGFLKDAGVEITEMNSGCICCSLVGDFGTALKDVLTKFHPDRIIIEPSGVGKLSDVIKAVEGIEKDADITINSTVTIADGTKCKMYMKNFGEFFNNQIENAKTIVLSRTQNMKQEKLEESVRLIKEHNPEATIITTPWEELDGKVVLSAMENAKSLAHELLEAEEVHHHDHDHECGCGHDHHDHDHDHDHDHKCGCGHDHHDHDHDHECGCGHDHHDHDHDHECGCGHDHHDHDHDHECGCGHDHHGHHHADDVFTSWGVETPHKYTKEEMQKALEKLADTNEFGTILRAKGIVPNVNGEWIYFDLVPGEYELRTGKPDYTGRLCVIGTNLEEEKIKELFHVK, encoded by the coding sequence ATGACTAAGATTGATATATTTTCAGGATTTTTAGGCGCAGGAAAGACAACTTTAATTAAGAAATTATTGGAAGAAGCTTTTAAAGGTGAAAAGCTTGTTTTAATTGAAAATGAGTTTGGTGAAATCGGCATTGATGGCGGTTTCTTAAAAGATGCTGGTGTAGAGATTACAGAAATGAACTCCGGATGTATCTGTTGTTCTTTAGTTGGTGATTTCGGAACAGCTCTAAAAGATGTATTAACGAAATTTCATCCAGATCGTATCATTATCGAACCAAGTGGTGTTGGTAAATTATCTGATGTTATCAAAGCAGTAGAAGGTATTGAAAAGGATGCAGATATTACGATCAATAGTACCGTAACCATTGCAGATGGTACAAAGTGCAAGATGTATATGAAGAACTTTGGTGAATTCTTTAATAACCAAATTGAGAATGCTAAGACGATCGTATTAAGCCGTACCCAAAATATGAAGCAAGAAAAACTAGAGGAATCTGTTCGTTTGATCAAAGAACATAATCCTGAAGCTACGATTATTACAACTCCATGGGAAGAATTAGATGGAAAAGTAGTTCTTTCTGCTATGGAAAATGCAAAATCACTTGCTCATGAGTTATTAGAAGCTGAAGAAGTTCATCATCATGATCATGACCACGAATGTGGATGTGGACACGATCATCACGATCATGATCATGACCATGACCATGACCACAAATGTGGATGCGGACATGACCATCACGATCACGACCACGATCACGAATGCGGATGTGGACATGACCATCATGATCACGACCATGATCACGAATGCGGATGTGGTCATGACCATCACGACCACGACCATGATCATGAATGCGGATGTGGACATGATCATCATGGACATCACCACGCAGATGATGTATTTACTAGCTGGGGCGTTGAGACTCCTCATAAATACACGAAAGAAGAGATGCAGAAAGCGCTTGAAAAACTTGCAGATACAAATGAATTTGGTACTATTTTACGTGCCAAAGGTATTGTACCAAACGTAAATGGAGAATGGATCTACTTTGATCTTGTTCCAGGCGAATATGAATTACGTACAGGAAAGCCTGATTATACAGGACGTCTTTGCGTAATCGGTACGAACCTTGAAGAAGAAAAAATTAAAGAATTATTTCATGTGAAATAA
- a CDS encoding glycosyl transferase — protein MGNFKISVIIPCYNAIKYIDRCMTSLINQTIGFGQLEIILINDASTDETLEVLSSYENQYPDNILVINCSENGRQGTARNLGIQYSTSDYITFIDIDDWIESEMLDTMYQKAVKHDYDLIVCSFNRIIRNQKVITKDLYPTEQIFFIHDEESRKQILNLQSPCCGVWGALYKRSIIVDNNIYFPEHLTYEDNYWGTLIQYYINSLCIIPDHFYNYYLDLEMGSTSTKMDSTHHFDRLKVELLKIEAFQDRGLFSLYHDEIEFNFLQLFYINSVSVIATRFTYIPYEILNQMVKTVHNIFPNFMQNPYLKNLNQAEFLLVKFLTISPKDHDWDEIINAIK, from the coding sequence ATGGGAAATTTTAAAATAAGTGTTATCATACCCTGTTACAATGCTATAAAGTATATCGACCGCTGTATGACTTCACTTATCAATCAGACGATCGGATTTGGTCAACTTGAGATCATTCTGATCAATGATGCATCAACGGATGAGACATTAGAAGTTTTAAGTAGTTATGAAAACCAATACCCTGATAATATATTAGTAATTAATTGTAGTGAAAACGGACGACAAGGGACTGCAAGAAATCTAGGTATCCAATACAGCACCAGTGATTATATTACCTTTATTGATATTGATGACTGGATTGAATCTGAAATGTTAGATACCATGTATCAAAAAGCAGTCAAGCATGACTATGATTTAATTGTCTGCAGTTTTAATCGTATCATCCGGAATCAAAAGGTAATCACGAAAGATCTCTATCCTACAGAACAAATCTTTTTTATCCACGATGAGGAATCCAGAAAGCAGATTCTCAATTTGCAGTCGCCATGCTGTGGCGTATGGGGTGCACTCTACAAGCGCTCTATTATTGTAGATAATAATATTTATTTTCCAGAACATCTCACCTATGAAGATAATTACTGGGGCACCCTCATTCAATACTATATTAACAGTCTTTGTATTATCCCGGATCACTTCTACAATTATTATTTAGATCTCGAAATGGGTTCTACCTCAACTAAAATGGATTCCACTCATCATTTTGATCGCCTTAAGGTTGAACTCCTAAAAATAGAGGCATTTCAAGATCGCGGGCTGTTCTCTCTCTATCATGATGAGATTGAATTTAATTTTCTTCAGCTCTTTTATATAAACAGTGTATCTGTTATTGCAACACGCTTCACCTATATCCCTTATGAAATATTAAACCAAATGGTAAAAACCGTACATAATATCTTCCCTAACTTCATGCAAAATCCTTATCTTAAGAATCTAAACCAAGCTGAATTCTTGTTAGTAAAATTTCTTACTATCTCGCCAAAAGATCATGATTGGGATGAAATCATCAATGCGATCAAATAA
- a CDS encoding phosphotransferase system, phosphocarrier protein HPr, with amino-acid sequence MKQFNFTIKDPAGIHARPAGELIKVAKNYESTITIKKGDKSAAADRIFGIMGLAAKQNDELVIEINGADEDKAYEGLVEFFNNNL; translated from the coding sequence ATGAAACAATTTAATTTTACAATCAAAGACCCAGCAGGAATTCACGCTAGACCAGCAGGAGAATTAATCAAAGTAGCTAAAAACTATGAAAGTACAATCACAATCAAAAAAGGTGATAAATCTGCAGCTGCAGATAGAATCTTCGGTATCATGGGATTAGCAGCAAAACAAAATGATGAATTAGTAATCGAAATCAATGGTGCTGATGAAGACAAAGCATACGAAGGATTAGTTGAATTCTTCAACAACAATTTATAA
- a CDS encoding methionine aminopeptidase codes for MIIGRNDPCWCGSQVKYKNCHLQLDEKIKEYADRGAMVPNHDMIKNQEEIEGIRKASEINTMVLDKVSEYVKPGVSTEELNKIIHEYTLELGAIPATLGYEGYPKSVCISINEVVCHGIPSEKTILKDGDIVNIDCTTIYNTYFGDASRMYCVGNVSEEKRKLVQVTKECLDLGLAEVKPFKFLGDIGYVINKHAKENGYTVVREIGGHGVGLEMHEEPWVSHIGQRNTDILLVPGMIFTIEPMVNMGTADVYQDDSDGWTIYTEDGKPSAQWEYTILVTEDGAEVLSH; via the coding sequence ATGATAATTGGAAGAAATGATCCATGCTGGTGTGGTAGTCAAGTGAAGTATAAAAATTGCCATTTGCAGTTAGATGAAAAGATTAAAGAGTATGCAGATAGAGGTGCTATGGTACCAAATCATGATATGATAAAGAATCAGGAAGAGATCGAAGGGATTCGTAAAGCTTCTGAGATCAACACAATGGTGCTTGATAAAGTAAGCGAATATGTAAAACCGGGAGTTTCTACAGAAGAATTAAATAAGATCATTCATGAGTATACATTAGAGCTTGGAGCAATCCCTGCAACGCTTGGATACGAAGGTTACCCAAAGAGTGTATGTATCTCCATTAATGAGGTAGTGTGTCACGGAATTCCATCTGAAAAGACAATCTTAAAAGATGGCGATATCGTTAATATTGATTGTACAACAATCTATAACACTTATTTTGGTGATGCATCTAGAATGTACTGTGTTGGAAATGTAAGCGAAGAAAAGAGAAAGTTAGTTCAAGTGACAAAAGAATGTTTAGATCTTGGATTGGCAGAAGTTAAGCCATTTAAGTTCTTAGGCGATATCGGTTATGTGATCAATAAGCATGCAAAAGAAAATGGATATACCGTTGTTCGAGAAATCGGTGGTCATGGTGTTGGATTAGAAATGCATGAAGAGCCATGGGTAAGCCATATCGGTCAGAGAAATACTGATATCTTACTTGTTCCAGGTATGATCTTTACGATTGAACCTATGGTAAATATGGGGACAGCAGATGTATATCAGGATGATAGCGATGGCTGGACAATTTATACAGAAGACGGAAAGCCTTCAGCACAATGGGAATATACCATTTTGGTAACGGAAGATGGCGCAGAAGTTTTATCACATTAA
- a CDS encoding putative GTPase, whose product METPVYLITGFLESGKTSFIKDTLGDEDFLAGERTLLLVCEEGDEEYDVEAYAKKNINVVYVEDEDDLTTEFLNECKKKYRPKKIMVEYNGMWKMEKIMEMDLPDNWVVVQIISLVDGSTFQMYMSNMRALLMEQVSLSDLVIFNRCDENTTKASFRRSIKATNRKAQIVFEGKDGEMLPDTEDDLPYDMTKDVIEIEDYDYGIFYLDAMDHPKKYAGKTIHFKAVVYKGKKFASNQFVPGRFAMTCCADDITFIGFMCNYENASELPLKAWVDVTAEIRVEFRKEYRGKGPVLYAKEVKAAQKPEEDLVYFN is encoded by the coding sequence TTGGAAACACCAGTATATTTAATAACGGGCTTCTTAGAAAGCGGAAAAACAAGTTTTATCAAAGATACGTTAGGAGATGAAGATTTCCTAGCTGGAGAACGTACTTTACTTTTGGTATGTGAAGAAGGCGATGAAGAATATGATGTAGAAGCATATGCGAAAAAGAACATTAACGTTGTATATGTGGAAGATGAAGACGATCTTACAACAGAATTCTTAAATGAATGCAAAAAGAAATATCGTCCGAAAAAGATCATGGTCGAATATAACGGTATGTGGAAGATGGAGAAGATCATGGAGATGGATCTTCCAGACAACTGGGTTGTTGTTCAGATCATCTCTTTAGTAGATGGATCAACCTTCCAGATGTATATGAGCAACATGCGTGCTCTCTTAATGGAACAAGTATCTCTATCTGATCTTGTTATCTTTAACCGTTGTGATGAAAACACGACGAAAGCAAGCTTTAGAAGAAGCATCAAAGCGACAAACCGCAAAGCTCAGATCGTCTTTGAAGGGAAAGATGGAGAAATGCTTCCGGATACGGAAGATGATCTTCCATATGATATGACAAAAGATGTGATTGAGATAGAAGACTATGATTATGGCATCTTTTATCTGGATGCCATGGATCATCCGAAAAAGTATGCCGGAAAGACGATTCATTTCAAAGCAGTCGTTTATAAAGGCAAGAAATTCGCAAGCAATCAGTTTGTACCAGGTAGATTTGCAATGACTTGCTGTGCAGATGATATTACATTCATTGGCTTTATGTGTAATTATGAGAATGCATCAGAGTTACCATTAAAGGCATGGGTTGATGTTACAGCCGAGATCCGCGTGGAATTCCGTAAAGAATATCGTGGAAAAGGCCCTGTGCTATATGCAAAAGAAGTGAAAGCAGCACAGAAACCAGAAGAAGACTTGGTTTATTTTAATTAG
- a CDS encoding phosphoenolpyruvate-protein phosphotransferase of PTS system translates to MTHYQGRGVYNGVAIGKIQVYVKSDQMVKRERIDDVQAEITRYEEATAKAIEQLQGLHAKALKEVGEASAAIFEVHQMMLEDLDYADSVKNMIESQNVNAEFAVATTGDNFSDMFASMDDAYMKERAADVKDISERLVSILKGVDTSAAESNEPVILLADDLAPSETVQLDKSRILSFVTVHGSVQSHTSILARTMNIPALIGVNIELDPSLDGKMAIVDGQTGELFVEPDEELLSKYQEKRRKELEARELLQSQKGKDTVTLDGKKIKLYANIGNVGDVANVLQNDAAGIGLFRSEFLYLESEDFPTEEEQFQAYKTVAERMAGKKVIIRTLDIGADKQVDYFNLPKEENPALGYRAIRICLAQRDIFKTQLRALLRASAYGNISIMFPMIISVEEVITIKEIVKEVKLELKEQEIPYVDVEMGIMIETPAAAMMSYELAKEVDFFSIGTNDLTQYTLAIDRQNPKLDSMYNPHHEAVLRMIQMVVENGHKGGAWVGICGELGADMELTERFLNMGLDELSVSPSFILPLRKKIRETEIKSK, encoded by the coding sequence ATGACACATTATCAAGGTAGAGGCGTTTATAACGGCGTTGCAATCGGTAAGATCCAAGTTTATGTAAAAAGCGATCAGATGGTTAAGAGAGAACGTATTGATGACGTTCAGGCTGAAATCACTCGTTACGAAGAAGCAACTGCAAAAGCAATTGAACAATTACAAGGCTTACATGCCAAAGCTTTAAAAGAAGTTGGCGAAGCAAGTGCAGCAATTTTTGAAGTACATCAGATGATGTTAGAAGATCTTGACTATGCTGATTCCGTTAAGAACATGATTGAATCTCAAAATGTAAATGCAGAGTTTGCAGTTGCAACAACTGGAGATAACTTTTCAGATATGTTTGCCAGCATGGATGATGCATACATGAAAGAAAGAGCTGCTGACGTTAAAGATATTTCAGAACGTTTAGTATCCATTTTAAAAGGTGTAGATACATCCGCAGCAGAAAGTAATGAACCAGTTATTTTGTTAGCTGATGATTTAGCGCCAAGTGAAACTGTTCAGTTAGATAAATCACGTATTTTATCTTTCGTAACAGTACATGGTTCCGTACAATCTCATACTTCAATTTTAGCTAGAACAATGAATATTCCTGCTTTGATCGGCGTTAACATTGAACTTGATCCTTCCTTAGATGGAAAGATGGCAATTGTTGATGGACAAACAGGAGAATTATTTGTAGAGCCTGATGAAGAATTACTTAGTAAATATCAGGAAAAACGTAGAAAAGAATTAGAAGCAAGAGAATTATTACAGTCTCAAAAAGGAAAAGATACAGTTACATTAGATGGCAAAAAGATCAAACTTTATGCTAACATTGGTAATGTAGGTGATGTTGCAAATGTTCTTCAAAACGATGCAGCAGGTATCGGTCTATTCAGAAGTGAATTCTTATACTTAGAAAGTGAAGATTTCCCAACAGAAGAAGAACAGTTCCAAGCATACAAGACTGTAGCGGAAAGAATGGCAGGCAAGAAAGTTATCATCCGTACCTTAGATATTGGTGCAGATAAGCAAGTAGATTACTTTAATCTTCCAAAAGAAGAAAATCCAGCTCTTGGATATCGTGCAATTCGTATCTGTTTAGCACAAAGAGATATCTTCAAGACTCAGTTAAGAGCCTTACTTCGTGCTAGTGCTTATGGTAACATCAGCATTATGTTCCCAATGATCATTTCAGTAGAAGAAGTTATTACGATCAAAGAAATCGTAAAAGAAGTGAAGCTTGAATTAAAAGAGCAGGAAATTCCTTATGTAGATGTAGAAATGGGTATCATGATCGAGACTCCGGCTGCAGCTATGATGAGCTATGAATTAGCAAAAGAAGTTGATTTCTTCAGTATCGGAACAAACGATTTAACTCAATATACACTTGCGATCGATCGTCAGAATCCAAAATTAGATTCTATGTACAATCCACATCATGAAGCAGTATTAAGAATGATTCAGATGGTTGTTGAGAACGGTCATAAAGGCGGTGCCTGGGTTGGTATCTGTGGTGAATTAGGTGCAGATATGGAATTAACAGAACGATTCCTTAACATGGGATTAGACGAATTATCGGTTTCACCTTCCTTCATCTTACCATTGCGTAAGAAAATTCGTGAAACAGAAATTAAATCTAAATAA
- a CDS encoding Xaa-Pro aminopeptidase, whose product MAIKERLKNLRQLMTQKKVDAIIIPTSDYHQSEYVGSHFKAREFMSGFTGSAGVLVVTATEAGLWTDGRYFIQAAHQLEGTTIELMKQGEEGVPSIEEFLENRLKSGQIVAFDGKVLSASEGIDLEQRLSKKGITIYYSEDLVDAIWIDRDSYSMEPAFLLEEQYSGKSAVAKIEELRNVMREEQTDVHILTTLDDVAWLLNIRGNDVPYNPVILSYVMVTLENVYFYVEAAKIDEKVKQYLAQIQVTLKPYDALYEDVTKIAKDQSVLYDLTKVNYAIYKSIPVEVKRVNKINPTILAKAIKNPVEQDNLKKAHIKDGVAVTKFMYWLKTNIGKIAMTEVTASDYLEECRKAGEGFTQLSFNTISAYNANAAMMHYSATEDSCAKLEPQGMLLVDSGGQYYEGTTDVTRTFILGPISDEMRKHFTTTVKSMLNLQNANFLYGCNGQNLDILARGPFWDMNLDYKCGTGHGVGYMLNVHEAPNGFRWKKVPERNDSCILEEGMVTTDEPGVYIEGSHGIRIENELLCKKGTHNEYGQYMHFEPVTMVPIDLDGIDTNYFTTVDKARLNAYHKLVFETISPYFEGEELAWLKKITREI is encoded by the coding sequence ATGGCAATCAAAGAGAGACTGAAGAATCTGAGACAACTGATGACTCAAAAGAAAGTGGATGCGATCATCATCCCAACATCTGATTATCATCAATCTGAATACGTTGGAAGCCATTTCAAAGCGAGAGAGTTCATGTCCGGATTTACGGGAAGTGCTGGCGTTCTTGTGGTAACAGCTACAGAAGCTGGTCTATGGACAGACGGAAGATATTTTATTCAAGCAGCGCACCAATTAGAGGGAACAACGATTGAACTGATGAAGCAGGGAGAAGAAGGAGTACCTTCTATTGAAGAATTTTTAGAAAATAGATTAAAATCTGGTCAGATTGTTGCATTCGATGGAAAAGTTCTTTCAGCAAGTGAGGGAATCGATCTAGAACAACGTCTTAGTAAAAAAGGAATTACCATTTACTATTCTGAGGATTTGGTGGATGCAATCTGGATAGATCGAGATTCTTATAGTATGGAACCTGCCTTTCTATTAGAAGAGCAATATAGCGGTAAAAGTGCAGTTGCTAAAATAGAAGAGTTACGTAATGTGATGAGAGAAGAACAGACCGATGTTCATATATTAACTACGTTAGATGACGTTGCTTGGTTACTTAATATTCGAGGAAATGACGTTCCTTATAATCCGGTAATCTTATCCTATGTAATGGTTACATTGGAAAACGTTTATTTCTATGTAGAAGCAGCTAAGATCGACGAGAAGGTAAAACAGTACCTTGCACAGATTCAAGTTACTTTAAAGCCATATGACGCTTTATATGAGGATGTTACTAAGATCGCAAAGGATCAGTCTGTCTTATATGATCTAACAAAAGTTAATTATGCGATCTACAAGAGTATTCCAGTGGAAGTTAAAAGGGTCAACAAGATTAACCCTACTATCTTAGCTAAGGCTATTAAAAATCCAGTAGAACAGGATAATTTGAAGAAAGCTCATATAAAAGACGGCGTAGCAGTAACTAAATTCATGTATTGGTTAAAGACTAATATCGGAAAGATTGCAATGACAGAGGTAACTGCAAGTGATTATTTGGAAGAGTGTCGTAAAGCTGGAGAAGGATTTACTCAACTTAGTTTTAACACAATTTCAGCATATAATGCGAATGCAGCGATGATGCATTATTCTGCAACAGAGGATTCTTGTGCGAAATTAGAGCCACAAGGCATGTTATTAGTAGATTCTGGTGGGCAATACTATGAAGGTACAACGGATGTTACACGTACTTTTATATTAGGACCAATTAGTGATGAGATGAGAAAACATTTTACCACAACGGTAAAGAGTATGTTAAATCTTCAGAACGCAAATTTCTTATATGGCTGCAATGGTCAGAATTTAGATATTTTAGCAAGAGGTCCATTCTGGGATATGAATTTGGATTATAAGTGTGGAACTGGGCATGGAGTTGGATATATGTTAAATGTTCATGAAGCACCAAATGGTTTCAGATGGAAGAAAGTACCGGAGAGAAATGACAGCTGTATCTTAGAAGAAGGTATGGTTACAACGGATGAACCAGGCGTATATATTGAAGGCAGCCATGGAATTCGTATTGAAAATGAACTCCTTTGTAAAAAAGGTACTCATAATGAGTATGGACAGTATATGCATTTTGAACCGGTCACAATGGTACCGATTGATTTAGATGGTATCGATACGAATTATTTTACAACTGTAGATAAAGCAAGATTAAATGCTTATCATAAACTTGTATTCGAGACGATCTCTCCATATTTTGAGGGAGAAGAGTTAGCTTGGCTAAAGAAGATTACAAGAGAAATTTAG
- a CDS encoding O-acetylhomoserine sulfhydrylase, which produces MKKKFAFVASGLFTALLLGVGSMQVSADETKIAINTTNFGDTALCEYIKANVDTNKDNYLTEIESKAVTQLTLSKGDYRTITGLDYFKNLETVTISENAKLEDVELDSQSSIKKLQISNNASLANVSASNMGQLKEAMITSNAKLTNADLSGNQELEKLTENGNALKLIDINKSNALTEISLDKNTYADLSACKQLSKVEGNYYTLFAKNGIDVTKMTSVKNNNDVRKVYTTGNEFVLTSLPALADSSKIKAQDGTDYDYDGATATITCKDTAVYPVVVPFTYEVNGKEVALKVEIHKDKTDFVNAETVQVSKPGSILYLDVDPTIANGIFSSNNDGVATVDNKGFVTTVNPGKTRIVAGQGETQKTFELTVARDLHDTTVTATLTDKSYNGKAQTIKPVIQYGNEKLTENVDYKLVYEDNVNAGTAVVKIVGMGNYTGTLVREFVINAQSIIADTVRYSSVSTQTFAAAPICPEPVITWSGVLLVKDKDYKLTYENNTNKGKATITITGMGNFTGTKTMTFNIKRKPLSDNDINYAALEKMAYPGSALEPNMDITYHGVKLVLGVDYTLTYDANSTFGTATVVAHGINNYTNNHSLEFQIIMGKTNGLKVSSRNYNSIRLSWTKVPGAYAYRIYRYNPKTNKYSHIATSKSNTYTNKSLKYGTSYKYKVRAYKTINGVQSFGAYSSVVTTSTKKLTVTKPKKASIRLKAGRRRVTVRWNKISGATGYKVYMATSKKGTYKLVSTRGKNSYKSYVKKSLKKGKRYYFKVRAYKKVSGFYFYGSYSSIKSVKVK; this is translated from the coding sequence ATGAAAAAGAAATTTGCTTTTGTAGCTTCTGGGCTTTTCACAGCACTGCTTTTGGGCGTAGGAAGTATGCAGGTAAGTGCTGATGAAACGAAGATCGCTATTAATACAACTAACTTTGGTGATACTGCATTATGTGAGTATATTAAAGCAAATGTAGATACCAATAAGGACAATTATCTTACAGAGATTGAGAGTAAAGCAGTAACACAATTGACATTGTCAAAAGGAGACTACCGTACGATAACGGGTCTAGATTACTTTAAGAACTTGGAGACAGTAACCATTTCGGAGAATGCTAAGTTAGAAGATGTCGAACTGGATTCTCAGAGCAGCATTAAAAAGTTGCAGATCAGTAATAATGCTTCATTAGCTAATGTTTCAGCATCGAACATGGGACAGTTAAAAGAAGCGATGATCACTTCTAATGCAAAATTAACAAATGCTGATTTAAGTGGAAACCAGGAATTAGAGAAGTTAACTGAGAATGGGAACGCTCTAAAACTAATCGACATAAACAAAAGTAATGCACTTACTGAAATCAGTTTAGATAAGAATACATATGCTGATCTATCAGCTTGTAAGCAATTATCAAAAGTCGAAGGAAATTATTATACTTTATTTGCAAAGAATGGAATTGATGTTACAAAGATGACATCAGTAAAGAATAATAATGATGTTCGTAAAGTATATACAACGGGAAATGAGTTCGTATTAACTTCCTTACCAGCACTAGCAGATTCATCTAAGATTAAAGCTCAAGATGGAACAGATTATGATTATGATGGAGCAACTGCAACTATTACATGTAAGGATACAGCTGTTTATCCAGTTGTTGTACCATTCACATATGAGGTAAATGGAAAAGAAGTTGCCTTAAAAGTTGAAATTCATAAAGATAAGACTGATTTCGTAAATGCGGAGACGGTTCAAGTATCTAAGCCAGGTTCTATTCTTTACTTAGATGTTGATCCAACGATCGCAAACGGTATTTTTTCAAGTAACAATGATGGAGTTGCAACGGTTGATAACAAGGGATTTGTTACGACGGTAAATCCAGGTAAGACGAGGATTGTAGCCGGTCAAGGAGAGACACAAAAGACATTTGAATTAACTGTAGCCCGTGATCTACATGATACAACGGTAACAGCAACGCTTACAGATAAAAGTTATAATGGAAAAGCACAAACAATTAAGCCTGTAATTCAATATGGCAACGAGAAACTAACAGAGAATGTTGATTACAAACTTGTCTATGAGGACAATGTAAATGCAGGAACTGCTGTTGTAAAAATCGTAGGTATGGGTAACTATACTGGAACACTTGTTAGAGAATTTGTAATTAATGCGCAGTCGATCATTGCCGATACCGTAAGATATTCCAGTGTATCAACTCAGACATTTGCAGCTGCCCCAATTTGTCCAGAACCTGTTATCACTTGGAGTGGCGTATTACTTGTAAAAGATAAAGATTATAAGCTTACTTATGAAAACAATACTAACAAAGGGAAAGCTACGATCACAATAACAGGTATGGGTAACTTCACCGGTACAAAGACAATGACGTTTAACATTAAGAGAAAGCCATTATCTGATAATGACATTAACTACGCAGCATTAGAGAAGATGGCTTATCCTGGTAGTGCGTTAGAACCAAATATGGATATTACGTATCATGGGGTTAAATTAGTTTTAGGTGTTGATTATACGTTAACATACGATGCAAACTCTACTTTTGGTACGGCGACAGTAGTTGCTCATGGTATCAATAACTATACGAATAACCACTCCCTTGAATTTCAGATCATTATGGGAAAAACAAACGGGTTAAAGGTTAGCAGCAGAAATTATAACTCCATTAGGTTAAGTTGGACAAAAGTTCCTGGAGCTTATGCATATCGAATCTATCGCTATAATCCTAAGACCAATAAATACAGTCATATTGCAACAAGCAAGAGCAATACGTATACAAATAAGTCATTAAAGTATGGAACCTCTTATAAATATAAAGTAAGAGCGTATAAGACAATTAACGGTGTTCAATCCTTTGGCGCTTATTCATCAGTTGTTACAACATCAACAAAGAAGCTAACGGTAACAAAACCAAAGAAAGCATCGATCCGATTAAAAGCGGGAAGAAGAAGAGTAACCGTCAGATGGAATAAAATCAGTGGTGCTACAGGATATAAAGTATACATGGCAACAAGCAAGAAGGGAACTTATAAACTAGTATCCACTCGTGGGAAAAATTCTTACAAATCTTATGTGAAGAAAAGCCTTAAGAAAGGTAAACGTTATTACTTCAAAGTAAGAGCATATAAGAAAGTAAGTGGTTTCTATTTCTATGGAAGCTACAGCTCGATTAAATCTGTAAAAGTGAAATAA
- a CDS encoding RNA polymerase sporulation specific sigma factor SigK, which produces MKSFPKPLSSKEEQEYLGLYKLGSREARDILIERNLRLVAHIVKKYNACDKDTDDLISIGTIGLIKAIDTFDMDKGIRLATYASRCIDNEILMMLRTDKKQSKEVYLYEPIGSDKEGNEINLLDIIESTDIDIVEDMEAKHNIKRLNRFIGEALTEREREIIILRYGIGNNKEVTQREIAQKLGISRSYVSRIEKKALRKLKRCFDKTEDSEKE; this is translated from the coding sequence ATGAAGTCTTTCCCGAAGCCTCTAAGCAGTAAAGAAGAGCAAGAGTATTTAGGACTTTATAAGCTTGGGAGCCGAGAAGCAAGAGACATCCTGATTGAGAGAAACTTAAGATTGGTAGCGCATATTGTGAAAAAGTATAATGCCTGTGACAAAGATACGGATGACCTGATTTCCATTGGAACGATTGGTCTAATTAAGGCCATTGATACCTTTGATATGGATAAAGGAATCCGCCTTGCCACATATGCTTCTAGGTGTATTGATAATGAAATTCTTATGATGCTTCGAACGGATAAAAAGCAATCCAAAGAAGTCTATCTATATGAACCGATTGGTTCTGATAAGGAAGGCAATGAGATCAATCTTTTAGATATCATTGAAAGTACGGATATTGATATCGTAGAAGATATGGAAGCAAAACATAATATTAAGAGATTGAATCGTTTCATAGGAGAGGCATTGACTGAAAGAGAACGAGAAATTATTATATTACGTTATGGAATCGGCAATAATAAAGAAGTAACACAGCGTGAGATCGCTCAAAAGTTAGGAATATCAAGGTCATATGTTTCTAGAATTGAGAAAAAAGCATTACGAAAACTAAAACGATGTTTTGATAAAACAGAAGATAGTGAGAAGGAGTAG